A genomic stretch from Microbacterium proteolyticum includes:
- a CDS encoding glycerol-3-phosphate dehydrogenase/oxidase has product MSSPATPLRADVQALRDAEDLDVLIIGGGINGLATLRDLALQGVKVALVERGDFVSGASSASSHMVHGGIRYLENGEFRLVKEAVTERNDLLKTAPHYVKPLETTIPIYKTFSGILSAPFRLLVTHGRGKPNERGALLIKVGLIMYDTFSRDGGSVPRHKFLGKKKSLAELPQLNPDLAYTATYFDASMHDPERIALDVLRDGIEAGGGRTQAVNYVSAVGADQNGVRVRDEVSGEEFSVAAKVVLNTAGPWTDLANAAMGVKTQFMGGTKGSHIVLDNPDLLAATGGREIFFEHSDGRIVLIYPLKDRVLVGTTDIDADPAKPVVCTDDEIAYFFDLIGHVFPSIAVDRSQIVYTFSGIRPLPRHDDTAPGFVSRDYRIVEDEIAGVPGFSLVGGKWTTFRALAEHLSMKALQKLRRPHRVSTQGLSIGGGAGFPATPEQRRRWVSARTNAHSAELVDAMLERYGTRADAILTALPAEPTPVPDAPGYYREELTWIAEHEQVVHLIDVLLRRTHLAFVGGMTERTLREVAEAIAGPLGWDVDRIDEEVTRTTEILRTAHRVDLAQAGVARI; this is encoded by the coding sequence ATGTCGTCCCCCGCAACTCCGCTCCGCGCCGACGTTCAGGCGCTCCGCGACGCCGAAGACCTCGACGTCCTCATCATCGGCGGGGGGATCAACGGCCTCGCCACCCTCCGCGACCTCGCTCTTCAGGGTGTGAAGGTCGCGCTCGTCGAGCGCGGTGACTTCGTCTCCGGCGCCTCCTCGGCCTCCAGCCACATGGTGCACGGCGGCATCCGCTACCTCGAGAACGGCGAGTTCCGCCTCGTGAAGGAGGCCGTGACCGAGCGCAACGATCTGCTCAAGACCGCGCCCCACTACGTCAAGCCGCTCGAGACGACGATCCCGATCTACAAGACGTTCTCCGGCATCCTGTCGGCGCCCTTCCGCCTCCTCGTGACCCACGGCCGCGGCAAGCCGAACGAGCGCGGCGCGCTGCTGATCAAGGTCGGCCTCATCATGTACGACACGTTCTCGCGCGACGGGGGCTCGGTCCCGCGCCACAAATTCCTGGGCAAGAAGAAGTCGCTCGCCGAACTCCCCCAGCTCAATCCCGACCTGGCCTACACCGCCACCTACTTCGACGCGTCGATGCACGACCCCGAGCGCATCGCCCTCGACGTGCTGCGCGACGGCATCGAGGCCGGCGGTGGACGCACGCAGGCGGTCAACTACGTCTCGGCCGTCGGCGCCGACCAGAACGGCGTGCGCGTGCGCGACGAGGTGTCGGGTGAGGAGTTCTCGGTCGCCGCGAAGGTGGTCTTGAACACCGCCGGCCCCTGGACCGACCTCGCCAATGCCGCGATGGGGGTGAAGACGCAGTTCATGGGCGGCACCAAGGGGTCGCACATCGTGCTCGACAACCCCGACCTGCTCGCCGCCACCGGCGGTCGCGAGATCTTCTTCGAGCACTCCGACGGCCGCATCGTGCTGATCTACCCCCTCAAGGATCGCGTGCTCGTCGGAACCACCGACATCGACGCCGACCCGGCGAAGCCCGTGGTGTGCACCGACGACGAGATCGCCTACTTCTTCGACCTCATCGGGCACGTCTTCCCGAGCATCGCGGTCGACCGCTCGCAGATCGTCTACACGTTCTCGGGCATCCGCCCGCTGCCCCGCCACGACGACACCGCGCCGGGATTCGTCTCGCGCGACTACCGCATCGTCGAGGACGAGATCGCGGGCGTCCCGGGCTTCAGCCTCGTCGGCGGCAAGTGGACCACGTTCCGCGCTCTCGCCGAGCACCTCAGCATGAAGGCCCTGCAGAAGCTGCGCCGCCCGCATCGCGTGAGCACCCAGGGCCTGTCGATCGGCGGGGGTGCCGGCTTCCCGGCGACGCCCGAGCAGCGCCGACGCTGGGTGTCCGCCCGCACGAACGCGCACTCCGCGGAGCTGGTGGATGCCATGCTGGAGCGCTACGGCACGCGCGCCGACGCGATCCTCACCGCCCTCCCCGCCGAGCCGACTCCGGTGCCCGACGCGCCGGGGTACTACCGCGAGGAACTCACCTGGATCGCCGAGCACGAGCAGGTCGTGCACCTGATCGACGTGCTGCTGCGCCGGACGCACCTCGCGTTCGTCGGAGGGATGACGGAGCGCACGCTACGGGAGGTGGCCGAAGCGATCGCCGGACCCCTCGGGTGGGACGTCGACCGCATCGACGAGGAGGTCACCCGCACGACGGAGATCCTCCGCACCGCTCACCGGGTCGATCTGGCCCAGGCGGGGGTCGCTCGGATCTGA
- a CDS encoding MIP/aquaporin family protein: MQEVNLGLYFLSEVVGTAMLILLGCGVVANVALAKTKGNAGGTLMVNWGWGLAVFAGVIVSAYSGAQLNPAVSIGLLVHGDITFVQFLVAVAAQMVGAIIGAVLAWASYKQHFDDEPDPAAKLGVFSTGPAVRSYGFNFLTEVIATFVLVFVIFGFRDYGVADIGVPGGIGGLAAVPVALLVVGIGASLGGPTGYAINPARDLGPRIAHAILPIRGKGGSDWGYAWVPVAGPLVGGALAGLLAPVLLGLAAS; this comes from the coding sequence ATGCAAGAAGTGAACCTGGGGCTGTACTTCCTCTCCGAGGTGGTCGGCACCGCGATGCTCATCCTGCTGGGCTGCGGCGTGGTCGCCAACGTGGCCCTCGCCAAGACCAAGGGCAATGCGGGTGGCACCCTGATGGTCAACTGGGGGTGGGGCCTGGCCGTCTTCGCCGGCGTCATCGTCTCGGCCTACTCCGGCGCGCAGCTGAACCCCGCCGTCTCCATCGGACTCCTCGTGCACGGTGACATCACGTTCGTGCAGTTCCTGGTCGCCGTCGCGGCTCAGATGGTCGGCGCGATCATCGGTGCCGTGCTGGCGTGGGCCTCCTACAAGCAGCACTTCGACGACGAGCCCGACCCGGCCGCCAAGCTGGGCGTGTTCTCGACCGGCCCCGCCGTCCGCTCCTACGGCTTCAACTTCCTCACCGAGGTCATCGCCACCTTCGTGCTCGTGTTCGTCATCTTCGGCTTCCGCGACTACGGCGTGGCCGACATCGGCGTTCCGGGAGGCATCGGCGGCCTCGCCGCCGTTCCCGTCGCCCTGCTCGTGGTCGGCATCGGCGCCTCCCTCGGCGGTCCGACCGGGTACGCCATCAACCCCGCGCGCGACCTCGGTCCGCGCATCGCGCACGCGATCCTCCCCATCAGGGGCAAGGGCGGCAGCGACTGGGGCTACGCCTGGGTTCCGGTCGCCGGTCCCCTCGTGGGCGGTGCGCTCGCAGGCCTTCTCGCCCCGGTGCTGCTCGGACTGGCCGCCTCCTGA
- the glpK gene encoding glycerol kinase GlpK has translation MADYVLAIDQGTTSTRAMIFDTSGSVISVGQKEHEQIFPRAGWVEHDPLEIWRNTQEVIGLALSRADITRHDIAAVGITNQRETAVVWDKNTGNPVYNAIVWQDTRTQSIVDRLADGDPERYKSIVGLPLATYFSGTKIVWILENVDGAREKADAGDLLFGTTDTWVLWNLTGGTDGGVHATDVTNASRTLFMDLETLSWRDDILADFNVPASMLPEIRSSSEVYGTVESSSLLRETPIAGILGDQQAATFGQAAFDPGESKNTYGTGNFLIFQTGEEIVRSQNGLLTTLGYKLGDQPARYALEGSIAVTGSLIQWLRDQLGIISSAPEVEALASSVDDNGGVYFVPAFSGLFAPYWRPDARGAIVGMTRYVNKGHIARAALEATAFQSREVLDAVNADSGVDLEELKVDGGMTANDALMQFQADILGVPVVRPVVAETTALGAAYAAGLAVGFWDNLDDLRSNWQEDKRWEPRMDAGERDRELRLWKKAVTKSMDWVDDDVR, from the coding sequence ATGGCCGATTACGTCCTCGCCATCGACCAAGGCACGACATCGACGCGCGCGATGATCTTCGACACGAGCGGTAGCGTCATCTCCGTCGGGCAGAAGGAGCACGAGCAGATCTTCCCGCGCGCGGGCTGGGTCGAGCACGACCCGCTCGAGATCTGGCGCAACACCCAGGAGGTCATCGGCCTGGCCCTCAGCCGTGCCGACATCACCCGGCACGACATCGCCGCCGTGGGCATCACCAACCAGCGCGAGACCGCGGTCGTCTGGGACAAGAACACCGGCAACCCCGTGTACAACGCCATCGTCTGGCAGGACACGCGCACGCAGTCCATCGTCGACCGCCTCGCCGACGGTGACCCCGAGCGCTACAAGAGCATCGTCGGCCTGCCGCTGGCGACCTACTTCTCGGGCACCAAGATCGTCTGGATCCTGGAGAACGTCGACGGGGCCCGTGAGAAGGCCGACGCCGGCGACCTGCTGTTCGGCACGACCGACACCTGGGTGCTGTGGAACCTCACCGGTGGCACCGACGGCGGCGTGCACGCGACCGACGTCACCAACGCCAGCCGCACGCTGTTCATGGACCTCGAGACGCTGTCCTGGCGTGACGACATCCTGGCCGACTTCAATGTCCCCGCCTCGATGCTTCCGGAGATCCGCTCGTCGTCCGAGGTGTACGGCACGGTGGAGTCGTCGTCGCTGCTGCGCGAGACGCCGATCGCCGGCATCCTGGGAGACCAGCAGGCGGCGACCTTCGGTCAGGCCGCCTTCGACCCGGGTGAGAGCAAGAACACCTACGGCACGGGTAACTTCCTCATCTTCCAGACGGGGGAAGAGATCGTCCGCTCCCAGAACGGTCTGCTGACGACCCTGGGCTACAAGCTCGGCGACCAGCCCGCCCGCTACGCCCTCGAAGGCTCGATCGCCGTGACCGGCTCGCTCATCCAGTGGCTGCGCGACCAGCTCGGCATCATCTCCTCGGCCCCCGAGGTCGAGGCGCTGGCCTCCAGCGTCGACGACAACGGCGGCGTGTACTTCGTGCCGGCGTTCTCGGGCCTGTTCGCGCCGTACTGGCGGCCCGATGCCCGCGGCGCGATCGTCGGCATGACGCGGTACGTCAACAAGGGCCACATCGCCCGCGCGGCCCTCGAGGCCACCGCCTTCCAGTCCCGCGAGGTGCTCGACGCCGTCAACGCCGACTCGGGCGTCGACCTGGAGGAGCTGAAGGTCGACGGCGGCATGACCGCGAACGATGCGCTCATGCAGTTCCAGGCCGACATCCTGGGCGTGCCGGTCGTGCGTCCGGTGGTCGCCGAGACCACCGCCCTCGGCGCCGCGTACGCCGCGGGCCTCGCGGTCGGCTTCTGGGACAACCTCGACGACCTCCGCTCCAACTGGCAGGAGGACAAGCGCTGGGAGCCCCGCATGGACGCCGGCGAGCGCGACCGCGAGCTGCGCCTGTGGAAGAAGGCCGTCACCAAGTCCATGGACTGGGTCGACGACGACGTGCGCTGA